The Sulfurimonas sp. HSL-1716 sequence TTTATTAAGCTATAATTACATTAAAAGTTAAAAAAGGCCTGTTTGTCATGAAAGATATCCCGCACATCCCCGTTTTGTACAGAGAAGTCTTAGAGGCTTTTGACGACGTGGACGAAGGGATCATAATAGACTGTACCATGGGATACGGCGGGCACTCTTCACTGCTGTTAGAGAACAAGCCCGGTATCAAGCTTATCGGTATAGATCAAGATCAGACGGCCATCGACTTTTCGACCGAGCGATTAGGGCCGTTTAAAGAGAGAGTAGAGATCAAAAAAGGTCGTTTTTCCAAAGTGATTAAAGAGATACTGAAAAACAACGATGTTACTGAAATAAAAGGGATTCTGGCGGACATCGGAGTGTCTTCTTTGCAGCTGGATCAAAAAGAGAGAGGGTTCTCCTACGAAAGTGATACTCTTGATATGAGAATGGATAAAGATGCTCTCTTGAGTGCATCGGATGTCGTAAACGGTTATTCTGTCATCGAACTTGAAAAAATACTCAGAGATTACGGCGAGATGAGAAACTATAAACAGGTGGCGTCATACATCGTAAATAACCGTCCTTTTCATTCTGCAAAAGAGCTGAGCGAAAAGCTCAGGCATCTTCTTCCTCGCGGCAAGAAGATCCATCCCGCCACTCTTTTGATGCAGGCGATCCGAATCGAGGTAAACGATGAACTAGGCGAGTTAAACACGCTTTTAGACGAGATACAAAATATAGGACTTGTCGATACAGACGTTGCAATCATCTCGTTTCATTCGCTTGAAGACAGGATTGTAAAGCAGAGATTTAACGAGTGGAGTAAAGAGTGTATATGTCCGCCTGAAGCATTCAGGTGTACTTGTACAAGAGATCACGCTATCGGCAGGGTAAAGTCGAAAAAGCCGATCACTGCAAAAGAGGACGAACTTAAAAAAAATCCAAGAAGCAGAAGTGCGAAATTAAGAGTATTTAAGATAAAAAGATGAATGACAAACATGAGATTTTAGATGAGGTTTCCTCTGTTATAAAACCGAAAAAAGCATTGGATTTAAAGTATCTGCTGCAGCTGCTGCTCATAATCTCTTTGGTCTTTATAACGGTTTTTCCAAAGATGTATCTGCAGCATGAGATATACTATAAAAGCAGGGAAATCGCCAAACTGCAAAGGGAATACGATTCGCTGAAAGAGGAACATGAGATAATCAACGCCAAAGTAGAGGCGATAAAGTTTAAAAACCAGATACTCGACACTATATTTTAGGAACTGTTTTGATCAGAAGATTCGTCGAATTTGCCATAGACAAACCGATCTTAAACCATATATTTCTGCTGTTTATATTGGTGATGTCTGCATTTGCCTATCTCAACGTTCCAAAAGAGATATTCCCTCCGATCGACACGGACCAGATCATCATCAGCGGCGGTTATGCAGGTACGAGTCCGGACGTACTTGATAAGATGGCCGCCAAGAACATAGAAGACGAACTCAAAAATATTGAATCACTCGATACTATCAAGACGGTCATAAAAAACGGTGCTTTTACTATAACCGTGGATATCAAACGCGGTTCGAACAATATTTCCGTACTCAACGACGTAAAAGACGCGATAGACAAGATAAAGCACGATCTTCCTTCAGATATGAACGATCCTATAGCCAAGATACAGGAAAAATCTTTTCCTCTTGTTCTGATAGCGCTTGCGGGGAAGGTAAGTACAAAAGAGCTGATACAGCGTGCGGACGAGCTGAAAAGCGAACTTTCAAAGCTCAAAGACCTAAGTGAGATAACTATCAGAGGAGACGCCGATGACGAACTCGTCTTTCGCATAAACGAAGAGCGCATCAAAGCATACGGGCTTGATCAGCCATCGGTCGTAGCTGCGCTTTCAAATATCAGTTCCATCTTTCCTGTAGGGACCATAAAACAAAGAGGGTCGCATCTGTTCATATCGACGTATAACGGCGAAAAAAATAAAAAAAGCGTGGAGGACACACTCATAAGCGTCTTGGGCAAAAGGGTAAGGATAGGCGATATAGCAGCCGTATCCTTTGAACTCAGCGACGAGAGCGAGATATCTCATTATAACGGCGTGAGAAATATTTCCGTCAATATCACAAAATCGAAATCCGGAAACGCGATAGCTCTTTCAAGACAGATAAAACAGATACTCAAAGAAAAGGAGAAGCAATATCCAAACTTGCAGTACAGAGTTTATACGGATACTTCCATCTGGATAAAAAACCGTCTTAATACGGTTGTTTCAAACATACTTTTCGGACTTATTCTGGTATTTGCATCACTGCTCATTTTTGTCAACCGCGGTATCGCTTTTGTCGTGGCTATAGGGATTCCCGTCAGTTTTATGATAGGTCTCATTGCGACGCAGCTTTTGGGTGACAGTATCAATATGCTCTCTCTTTTGGGTGCGCTTATCGCTCTTGGGATGCTGGTGGACGAGGCTATCGTCGTGGCGGAAAATATCTATAGACATCTGGAAGAGGGAAAAAGCAGGCGCGAGGCTGCGGTGATCGGTGCTGTTGAGATGTTTCCCGCAGTACTTACCGCAACGCTTACAACCATTTTCGCATTTTTGCCGATGCTTTTGCTGACGGGAGACATGGGAGCGTTCATA is a genomic window containing:
- the rsmH gene encoding 16S rRNA (cytosine(1402)-N(4))-methyltransferase RsmH, which encodes MKDIPHIPVLYREVLEAFDDVDEGIIIDCTMGYGGHSSLLLENKPGIKLIGIDQDQTAIDFSTERLGPFKERVEIKKGRFSKVIKEILKNNDVTEIKGILADIGVSSLQLDQKERGFSYESDTLDMRMDKDALLSASDVVNGYSVIELEKILRDYGEMRNYKQVASYIVNNRPFHSAKELSEKLRHLLPRGKKIHPATLLMQAIRIEVNDELGELNTLLDEIQNIGLVDTDVAIISFHSLEDRIVKQRFNEWSKECICPPEAFRCTCTRDHAIGRVKSKKPITAKEDELKKNPRSRSAKLRVFKIKR